The Candidatus Zixiibacteriota bacterium nucleotide sequence TTGACCACCAGTACGAACCAGATCTCACGATTGTCAACCAGATTTGTTACCTCAGGATCCACTCCGTAGTTCTGGGTCAGATGGTTCATTATGGCCAGGATTATTTCCGGAGTTACCACTTCACGGCAATGGTGGGCCGCCGTAAACAAAATTTCCGGTTCATCCTCATCGACATTGGGATTATCCGATATTTTGATCGCCCAGATATCGCGATTCTCGATTGTCTTCCCGATACTGATCATGGGACCGACAATGTTCGGATAAATATAATTGAGGAAAAACAACTCGGTCTCCAGTTGGGACAGGGTCTTATATCCTCCCATCGGCTTGGATGCCAGACGTGACCGATAAAATTCCTCGACATCTTCATGAATCGTGGCTGTCTTGTAGCCCAGATCCTGCAGGCGTCTCAACTGGTCGGGATGAGTGATGATTTCGACATATTTATCCCCGGACCAGACGAGATCCACCCCCTCTTTTTGAAGCTGCAGCATTTGATCGGGTGAATCGAGAAGCACTCTGACCTGCATATATTTCTGGGGGGCATCCCCGGCGAATATGCAGAGTGGCGCCAGTAGCAAGAGTGCCGCCAGAAGCATGAACTTTAACAACATGAAACCTCCGGTAGAAATGTAATAAAGCAAGTATGACGTTGGTGGGCTTTATGGATATAATCATTTTCTCCGTCAGAAAATGATTTGTTTGTCCAATTAAAGTAAATTAAGGTTGGAATAATAGATTTCATTCTTTCTGACCATATCCTATGGCACGGGTTAATAATTTTAAGACGGCAAAGGGTACATAAGTATTCGAAAAAAACGAGAAAATGTTTCTCTTTAATTCGCAATTTGATTATATTACAGGTTGCGCAATTTTTTAGAGGTGACATGACAGAATCGCAGTTTATATATGTTAAAGGTGCCCGCGAGCATAACTTAAAAAATATCGACATCAAAATTCCCCGCAATAAGCTGGTGGTAATCACCGGCTTATCCGGATCGGGAAAATCCACGCTGGCCTTTGATACCATCTATGCCGAGGGGCAAAGACGTTATGTGGAATCCCTTTCGGCCTATGCCCGGCAGTTTTTGGGGCTGATGGATAAGCCGGATGTTGACTTCATCGAGGGTCTTTCCCCGGCCATTTCCATCCAGCAGCGAGGCGTGGCCAAAAATCCCCGTTCCACGGTCGGGACAGTCACCGAAGTATATGACTATCTCCGTCTTCTGTTCGCCCGAATCGGTGTCCAGCATTGTGTCAAATGCGGCCGGCCCATCACCCGGCAGACGGTCGAGCAGATTGTTGATTCGGTGCTCTCCTTCGAGGAGGGCTCCCGACTGACGGTCATGGCGCCGCTGGTACAGGGGAGAAAGGGAGAACATAAGGAGATTTTTGAAACCGCCAAGCGTGAGGGATTCGTTCGTCTGCGGATTGACGGGGAAATCGTCGAGATCGACAGCGACATAAAATTGAGCAAAACCGTTAAGCATACGATCGAAATCGTGATCGACCGGCTGGTGGTCAAAAAATCATCCGCCCGCCGTCTGGCCGACTCGGTCGAAACAGCCCTGAAGACCGGGGGCGGCATCGTTCTTATCAGCATCAGCGGCAAAGATCATCTTTTCTCCGAGCAGTCCGCCTGTGTTCAATGCGGTATCAGTTATGAGGAGCTGGCGCCGCGGATGTTCTCGTTCAATTCTCCCTTTGGGGCCTGCCCGACCTGCTCGGGTCTGGGACAGAAGATGGAAATCGATTCCAACCTGGTCATACCTAATCCCTCGCTTCCGGTCGGTGGCGGCGCCATCCATCCCTGGGGAATTGATATTTCCAACTGGTATCGTAGCATGCTCCGAGGCGTGGCGCGCCATTATGATTTCAAATTTACGGCGCCATTTGCATCTCTCCCGCCCAAAGTGCAGAAGGTGATACTTCATGGCTCCGGCAAAGAGCATATCCATTTTGAGTATGAACATTCCAACGGGCGCGGTTCGGGCGAATATATCGGTCCCTATGAAGGGGTGATTCCCCATCTGGAACGACGGTACCGTCAAACTAATTCCGCCGGCATCAGGCAATGGATAGAACAATATATGTCGATCTCCCCCTGCCCCGACTGCAAGGGGGCAAGGTTGAAACCGGAGGCGCTGGCGGTGATTATCAACCGGGAGACTATTGAAACCATCACGGGTATGTCCATAAAGGATGCCCGTTGTTTCTTTGAAAATATCAAATTGACCCGGCGACAAGAACTGATCGCCCGTCAGATCCTCAAGGAAATCAAGAACAGGCTTTCTTTCATGGATAATGTCGGGCTGAATTATCTCACGTTGAATCGGGCCACCGTCTCTCTTTCCGGCGGGGAATCGCAGCGTATCCGCCTGGCCACCCAAATCGGCTCGCGATTGGTGGGGGTGATGTATATCCTCGATGAACCCTCGGTCGGCCTGCACCAGCGCGACAACCGGAAGCTGTTGCAGACCCTGACCGACCTGCGCGACCTGGGGAATACGGTTATTGTCGTCGAGCATGACCGCGAGACCATCGAATCGGCCGACTATGTTATTGACCTGGGGCCCGGTGCCGGAAATATGGGGGGGAAAGTGGTCTGCGAGGGAACTCCGATGCAGATCAAAAAATGCCGAGACTCTCTTACCGGCGCATACTTGAGTCACCGGAAGACGATTCCCGCGCCTAAAATCCGCCGCTCACCCAATTGGAAATATCTGGTGGTGAAAGGGGCGCGCGGCAACAACCTGAAAAGCCTCAATGTAACCTTGCCGCTGGGAGTGTTCACGGTGGTCACCGGGGTTTCCGGGTCGGGCAAATCGACCCTTATCAATGAGACATTGTATCGTATCCTGGCACGGCAGTTTTATAATTCGCGTGAGGCTCCTCTTCCTTATGATTCAATAGAAGGCTTGGAACATATCGACAAGGTCGTTGATATCGACCAGTCCCCTATCGGCCGGACACCGCGCTCCAATCCGGCCACCTATACCGGTGTCTTTACCTTTATCCGCGACCTCTATGCCCGGCTCCCCGAAGCGAAGATGCGCGGCTATCAACCGGGACGGTTTTCGTTCAATGTCAAAGGCGGGCGGTGCGAGGCCTGTCAGGGTGACGGGATCATCAAGATTGAGATGCACTTTTTGCCCGATGTCTATGTTCCGTGCGAGGTCTGCAAGGGAAAACGGTTCAATCGCGAGACGCTCGAGGTTACTTTCAAAGGTAAATCGATTGCCGATACGCTCGATATGACCGTTGACGAGGCGCTGATATTCTTCGAACATGTTCCCCGTATCAGACGGAAGCTGATGACCATCAAGAGCGTCGGCCTGGGGTATATTCACCTCGGCCAGCAGGCGACAACACTCTCCGGCGGCGAGGCCCAGCGGGTGAAACTCTCGGCGGAGCTTTCCAAGACCGCCACCGGCTCCACTCTATATATTCTTGATGAACCGACGACCGGTCTGCATTTTGAGGATATCCGCATGCTTCTGGGCGTGCTCAACGAACTGGTTGACCGCGGTAATACGGTGCTGGTCATTGAACATAACCTTGATGTCATCAAAACCGCCGATTATATCATTGATATCGGCCCCGACGGGGGCGATGACGGCGGACAGATAATTGCGGCCGGTACTCCCGAGGAAGTGGCCGCGGTCAGGAGTTCCTACACCGGACAGTATCTTATCCGGGAGCTTGGAACCTGACATCTGTCTCTTCACCATCCCCGTTACTCACCATAAATTAGAACCATTTCCCGGAATAATCGGTGACATCATGACTGTCACTGTCTGATAGTACATCAAACCACCGCCATTTATTTTGCATTTAACTGTATTTTTTTCTTGCAGACTGGTTTTAACATTTCTATTCTTCATGCGATGATTAGTCTGAACCAAGAGAAAATGGAAGTTCATTGCACGGCGGTGACAGGATGTCGGGGCGCTATTGGTGCAAACAACGACTGCCGTTCGAAAGTCGAAATCATCTTCTAACCAACCGTAACGAAAGGAGCCATAAAATGGCGATGAGAAGAAAAGCGAAACCGAAAGCGAAGAAAGCCAGAAGGCCGGTAGGCAAGGCTTGGCGCGGCGACGAACTCAAGAAGCTTCGCGATGGATACAAGAGCAGACCTGCCTCGAAAATTGCCAAGGAGCTGGGACGCTCGTTGGCTTCAGTGCGCGGCAAGATCAGCGCTCTGAAATTGAGAAAAGGACCCGCCAGAAAGGCAAAACCGAAAGGGAAGAACCTTTTTCGCATGTCCCTCCTAGAAACCCGTTCCGCCGTTGCGGAACGGGTTTTTTGCCGCCTCCGCACTCAGCCCCTGCCGCGAAAACATATCGCCGGCCGCCTGCAGGAAGCATTATCGATAACTGGCTGAGTCAGCCCTACGACCATATCATCGCCATTCCGACAGTTGCATCGATCAGGGAAGACGCTTACCCCGGCTCCTATGGATTCGACTATCTTGTTTCCAATGCGGGTGATTCGGCCATGGATATTAAAGAAAAGGATTCTCCGCTGCCGCAGGGATTTGCTCTCGAGCAAAATTACCCCAACCCGTTCAATCCGACCACCAGCATCAGCTTTTCTATAGGACAGCGGGCGCACGTTGAGCTGGCCGTTTACAATTTATTGGGAAAGATGATCAGGGTCCTCGTGGATGAGACAAAATCTGCCGGCAATTACACCGCCGTCTGGGATGGCACCGACCATACCGGCCGCCTTGTGGGAAGTGGCATCTATTTCTATCGGCTAAAAGCCGAAAATTCCTCGGCGGTCAAACGGATGCTGCTGCTGAAATAATCTCAGTCACCATCAAGTGGCTCTGATTCAAGCGTAAGGTAGCCTGACAGACATAAAAACCCCGCGACATATATATGGCCGCGGGGTTTTAATAATCAGATTATCGAAGGTTATAGAAAACGTCGCGCCCGAGATACTGCGCTCCGGCGCCAATTGATTCCTCGATACGGAGAAGTTGATTATACTTGCAGATACGGTCGGTGCGGCAAACCGAGCCGGTCTTGATCTGCCCGGTACCCGCCGCCACAACCAAATCGGCGATCGTGGTGTCTTCCGTTTCGCCGCTCCGGTGCGATACCACCGCCGTAAATCCGGCTTTTTTGGCCATTTCAATCGCATCGAGCGCCTCGGTCAGAGTACCGATCTGATTCAACTTTATCAGAATGGAATTGGAGGACTTTTCCTTGATTCCCTTGGCCAGACGTTTGGGATTGGTGACATAAAGGTCATCGCCGACAATCTGAACCGTCTTCCCCATCCGCTCCGTCATCCTTTTCCACCCCTCCCAGTCATCCTCGGCTAAACCGTCTTCGATAGAGATGATCGGATACTTCTTTACCAGTGCCTCGTAGAAATCAATCATCTGCTCCGAAGTGAACTTCTTCCCCTCGCTCTTGAGATTGTAGATTTTCTTCTTGGCGTCATAGAATTCCGATGAAGCCGGATCGAGCGCCAGAAGAACATCCTTGCCCGGTTTATATCCCGCCTTCTCAATCGCCTCCATAATAACGGTAAGCGCTTCCTCGTTCGATTTCAAATCGGGCGCAAAACCACCCTCATCACCGACCGAAGTATTGTATCCTTTCCCCTTGAGTACCTTCTTGAGACTTCCAAAAACCTCCGCGCCGATTTGCAGGGCCCCGGCAAACGACTTGGCTCCCACCGGCATGATCATGAATTCCTGAAGGTCAACATTGTTGTCGGCATGCTTGCCGCCGTTGAGGATATTCATCATCGGTACCGGAAGATACTTGCAGTTGGTGCCGCCGATATATTCGTACAGATACCGCCCAATAGATTGCGCCGCCGCTTTGGCCGTGGCCAGTGAAACCCCCAATATGGCGTTGGCGCCGAGCGCCGATTTGTTCTCGGTGTTATCCAGTTTAATAAGGAAATTATCCAGCGCCACCTGGTCGTAGGGATCGATATTTTTCGATAATATGGCCGGAGCGATTTTCTCGTTGACGTTGCTGACCGCTTTCATCACCGACTTGCCGAAATAGATTTTGGCCTCGCCGTCTCTCAGTTCTACCGCTTCGTGCGTTCCGGTGGAGGCGCCCGATGGCACTGCGGCCCGGCCAAGCGAACCGTCGGCCAGAACCACATCAACCTCGACCGTCGGCGTCCCGCGGGAATCGAGTATCTGTCTGGCTGAGATATAATCGAAATCGGACATCGCTGTTCCTTTCCTGCTTATCCCAAATTTTGGACAAATCTAAGGCGGGGGATTAGAGTCGGCAATATAAAAATTTGCTTGGAAAATATAGCTTTAGATTTATATTATTCTGTGGGTAATGCAGCGAATTGATGAAGCACCGATTATTTATATGGCGCGAACAAGGCCATATAGATTTTATTCTGGGTGTGAGAATAGTTCAAAATGATTGAGAAGGGCGGAGGTCAAATGAAAAAATTCGGCTTACTTCTTTTGTTATCGGTGATTTTCGGGGGGGCGTTGATTTTGCTCGTTACCTGCGATGACAATCCGATCAAGACAGAACCGGAGGTTTCGGATTATGATATATATTTCCGGGACTTCAACTATGGAAAATTTTATGTCTTTAATACTAAAGCCATGGCCCTGGTGGACACTTTTGAGTTACCCTATCCTGGAGCGGAACCCCAAGTTTCAGCCGACGGTCGATATTTGTTCATCCCGCATGAAAAGGTAGCGGTCGTTGATGTAAAAACCAAGGAATTGGTGACCGAATTGGATGCATCAGGGGACAGGGTTGAGATATCGCCCGATAACAGATTTATAGCAGTGTTGGGCGATTCATTGGCGATATTTGATGCGGTCAGTTTCACAAAAGTATTCACCGATACAATAAATCCGCTTTACGGGCATTTTACACATAATAGCGGAAGATTTTATTGCACGATCTACCCACCACTGCTAGGATATCAGCTTTATCGCCTTGACCTAAGCACAGAGCCGCCCCTTGCGGAAATAATCGGATATCCGGGCCATTTCCCTGGTTTCGCGGTAGTCTCTAGAGATGAGAGCCATATTTATCTTATAGCCGGTAATCCAATAATGTATTTCGAGATTTATAACCGCCTTACCGATTCGCTGGAATTTTCGCACCGTCTCCAGACATGGATTGCATATATTACTATATCGCCGGACGGCAAATATGTAATATATGACGAGGGGGAACGATTTGTGACCACAGAGGATCCACTGTCACCAAGAACGATATCGGTTTACGATGTGGCAGCACAGCGCATGAAAACGGTCATACCTACATTTGGCGTCGTCGCCGATTATATGGAAGGAATTCCTGCGGGCAATCTTATTGTTACCCCGGATTGTCGCTGGCTGGTGGCCGGCGGTGGCGGTCTGGTTCTGGTCGATTTACAGAAAATGCAAACGATGAAAATAATTACTCTGCCATATACAGCTATTGGTCATGTTTCGTGCCGACAAATAAAAAAGTAGCATCTTTGCTCTGGTCTGATATAAACCACACTTGCATCACCAGACTACCCCCTAAAACATAACCTCTCTTTCCCGATAACTATATATGCAGAAATAACTTTGATTATTGAGATGGTTATTTTATATTCCACCTTTGGAGAAAATGATACCTGTAAATAGCAAAAAAGTCCTGGTCACCGGCGCCGGCGGATTTATCGGCTCGCATCTGGTGGAAACCCTGCTGAAACAAAAAGCAGAAATAACCGCCCTGGTGCGCTATACTTCCTCCGGAAAAGCCGGCTGGCTGGAATATCTCCCGGAAAAAGCCAAAAAGAGCCTCCACATTATATATGGCGACATCCGCGACCCCGATATCTGCCGAAAGGCGGTTGAGGGCAATGAGTATATATTCCATCTGGCGGCCCAAATAGCTATTCCCTATTCATATATCGCGCCGCGCGATTTTCTGACTGTCAATGCGCTCGGAACATCCAATATGCTGGCCGCGGCCAGACAGGCCAAAATCAAGAAATTCCTGCATGTTTCCACTTCCGAGGTTTATGGCAGCGCGCAGTATGTCCCGATCGATGAAAAACACCCCCAGGTGGCACAATCCCCCTACTCCGCCTCCAAAATCGCCGCCGATAAGATGGTCGAATCGTTCCATCTCAGTTTTGGCCTGCCGACTGTCACAATCCGGCCATTCAACTGCTACGGCCCACGCCAGTCGGGACGGGCCATAATCCCGACTATCATTCTTCAGGCCCTGCATGGCAATGTAATCAGGCTGGGGAATATCACCACTCGCCGCGACATGAACTACGTGACTGATATTGTCGATGGCATGATCGCCGCCTGTTTCACAAAAGCGACAACCGGCAAAACCGTCAATCTGGCCACCGGCAGAGATTATTCAATTGAGGAAATAGTCGCCCTGGTCGGCCAAATAATGGGCAAAAAGCTGTCCATAAAAAGCGAAAGACGGCGCATCCGTCCCGATAAGTCAGAAGTC carries:
- a CDS encoding M14 family metallopeptidase; translation: MLLKFMLLAALLLLAPLCIFAGDAPQKYMQVRVLLDSPDQMLQLQKEGVDLVWSGDKYVEIITHPDQLRRLQDLGYKTATIHEDVEEFYRSRLASKPMGGYKTLSQLETELFFLNYIYPNIVGPMISIGKTIENRDIWAIKISDNPNVDEDEPEILFTAAHHCREVVTPEIILAIMNHLTQNYGVDPEVTNLVDNREIWFVLVVNPDGYAYNDLNNPGGGGMWRKNRRDNGDGSYGVDLNRNYGYMWGYDDIGSSPNTATETYRGSGPFSEAETQAVRDLIIAHHFEIIINYHAYSNLILWPYGYAVGTYTPDEKVFNALGQRLSSYNNYTADPGWAMYPVNGDVNDWAYAEQTLK
- a CDS encoding SDR family NAD(P)-dependent oxidoreductase; its protein translation is MIPVNSKKVLVTGAGGFIGSHLVETLLKQKAEITALVRYTSSGKAGWLEYLPEKAKKSLHIIYGDIRDPDICRKAVEGNEYIFHLAAQIAIPYSYIAPRDFLTVNALGTSNMLAAARQAKIKKFLHVSTSEVYGSAQYVPIDEKHPQVAQSPYSASKIAADKMVESFHLSFGLPTVTIRPFNCYGPRQSGRAIIPTIILQALHGNVIRLGNITTRRDMNYVTDIVDGMIAACFTKATTGKTVNLATGRDYSIEEIVALVGQIMGKKLSIKSERRRIRPDKSEVLRLQGDNHLARKLFRYKPKFQIKNGLIDTIAFYETNRALYKKEDYQL
- the uvrA gene encoding excinuclease ABC subunit UvrA produces the protein MTESQFIYVKGAREHNLKNIDIKIPRNKLVVITGLSGSGKSTLAFDTIYAEGQRRYVESLSAYARQFLGLMDKPDVDFIEGLSPAISIQQRGVAKNPRSTVGTVTEVYDYLRLLFARIGVQHCVKCGRPITRQTVEQIVDSVLSFEEGSRLTVMAPLVQGRKGEHKEIFETAKREGFVRLRIDGEIVEIDSDIKLSKTVKHTIEIVIDRLVVKKSSARRLADSVETALKTGGGIVLISISGKDHLFSEQSACVQCGISYEELAPRMFSFNSPFGACPTCSGLGQKMEIDSNLVIPNPSLPVGGGAIHPWGIDISNWYRSMLRGVARHYDFKFTAPFASLPPKVQKVILHGSGKEHIHFEYEHSNGRGSGEYIGPYEGVIPHLERRYRQTNSAGIRQWIEQYMSISPCPDCKGARLKPEALAVIINRETIETITGMSIKDARCFFENIKLTRRQELIARQILKEIKNRLSFMDNVGLNYLTLNRATVSLSGGESQRIRLATQIGSRLVGVMYILDEPSVGLHQRDNRKLLQTLTDLRDLGNTVIVVEHDRETIESADYVIDLGPGAGNMGGKVVCEGTPMQIKKCRDSLTGAYLSHRKTIPAPKIRRSPNWKYLVVKGARGNNLKSLNVTLPLGVFTVVTGVSGSGKSTLINETLYRILARQFYNSREAPLPYDSIEGLEHIDKVVDIDQSPIGRTPRSNPATYTGVFTFIRDLYARLPEAKMRGYQPGRFSFNVKGGRCEACQGDGIIKIEMHFLPDVYVPCEVCKGKRFNRETLEVTFKGKSIADTLDMTVDEALIFFEHVPRIRRKLMTIKSVGLGYIHLGQQATTLSGGEAQRVKLSAELSKTATGSTLYILDEPTTGLHFEDIRMLLGVLNELVDRGNTVLVIEHNLDVIKTADYIIDIGPDGGDDGGQIIAAGTPEEVAAVRSSYTGQYLIRELGT
- the eno gene encoding phosphopyruvate hydratase; this encodes MSDFDYISARQILDSRGTPTVEVDVVLADGSLGRAAVPSGASTGTHEAVELRDGEAKIYFGKSVMKAVSNVNEKIAPAILSKNIDPYDQVALDNFLIKLDNTENKSALGANAILGVSLATAKAAAQSIGRYLYEYIGGTNCKYLPVPMMNILNGGKHADNNVDLQEFMIMPVGAKSFAGALQIGAEVFGSLKKVLKGKGYNTSVGDEGGFAPDLKSNEEALTVIMEAIEKAGYKPGKDVLLALDPASSEFYDAKKKIYNLKSEGKKFTSEQMIDFYEALVKKYPIISIEDGLAEDDWEGWKRMTERMGKTVQIVGDDLYVTNPKRLAKGIKEKSSNSILIKLNQIGTLTEALDAIEMAKKAGFTAVVSHRSGETEDTTIADLVVAAGTGQIKTGSVCRTDRICKYNQLLRIEESIGAGAQYLGRDVFYNLR
- a CDS encoding T9SS type A sorting domain-containing protein, whose amino-acid sequence is MPPPHSAPAAKTYRRPPAGSIIDNWLSQPYDHIIAIPTVASIREDAYPGSYGFDYLVSNAGDSAMDIKEKDSPLPQGFALEQNYPNPFNPTTSISFSIGQRAHVELAVYNLLGKMIRVLVDETKSAGNYTAVWDGTDHTGRLVGSGIYFYRLKAENSSAVKRMLLLK